In the Emys orbicularis isolate rEmyOrb1 chromosome 3, rEmyOrb1.hap1, whole genome shotgun sequence genome, one interval contains:
- the POPDC3 gene encoding popeye domain-containing protein 3: MGENESFWESLIYAHPTCVAWKQEPEGSIYHLASILFVVGFMGGSGFFGLMYVFSLLGLGFLCSSVWAWLDICAADIFSWNFVLFVICFIQFIYVTYQVRSVSFEKEFQELYSSLFQPLGISLTVFRKIVLCCDAEVVTLEKEHCYAMQGKTPIDKLSMLVSGRIRVTVDGEFLHYIFPLQFLDSPEWDSLRPTEEGIFQVTLTAETDCRYVAWRRKKLYLLFAKHRFISRLFSILIGSDIADKLYALNDRVHVGKGLRYDIRLPNFYQVAVPGTPKVQPAEQLVSNSRQKFTNIANCDSSKK, translated from the exons ATGGGAGAAAATGAAAGTTTTTGGGAGAGCTTGATATATGCACATCCTACCTGTGTAGCCTGGAAGCAAGAGCCAGAAGGATCTATCTACCATCTAGCTAGTATTCTATTTGTTGTTGGCTTCATGGGAGGAAGTGGATTCTTTGGGCTAATGTACGTCTTCAGTTTGCTTGGATTGGGCTTTCTCTGCTCTTCTGTATGGGCTTGGCTGGATATATGTGCTGCTGATATATTCTCCTGGAATTTTGTCCTCTTTGTGATATGCTTCATACAATTTATTTATGTTACTTACCAAGTTCGGAGTGTTTCCTTTGAAAAAGAATTCCAGGAACTCTACAGTTCTCTTTTTCAGCCTCTGGGAATCTCCTTGACTGTTTTTAGGAAGATTGTCTTGTGTTGTGATGCAGAAGTGGTTACTTTGGAGAAGGAGCATTGTTATGCTATGCAAGGCAAAACACCGATTGATAAACTCTCTATGCTTGTGTCTGGAAG GATCAGAGTGACCGTTGATGGAGAGTTTCTGCATTATATTTTCCCCCTTCAATTTCTGGATTCTCCTGAATGGGATTCCCTAAGACCCACAGAAGAGGGTATTTTCCAG GTAACTCTTACAGCAGAGACGGACTGTCGATATGTGGCTTGGAGGAGAAAGAAACTGTATTTGCTGTTTGCTAAACACCGTTTCATTTCACGTCTGTTTTCAATTTTAATTGGGAGTGACATTGCTGATAAACTATATGCCTTGAATGACAGAGTGCACGTAGGAAAAGGACTTCGATACGACATCCGGTTACCAAACTTCTACCAAGTGGCAGTACCAGGGACACCCAAAGTGCAACCTGCAGAACAACTTGTGAGCAATTCAAGACAAAAGTTCACTAACATTGCAAACTGTGACTCTTCTAAAAAATAA